The Triticum aestivum cultivar Chinese Spring chromosome 3A, IWGSC CS RefSeq v2.1, whole genome shotgun sequence genome includes a region encoding these proteins:
- the LOC123058986 gene encoding uncharacterized protein, which translates to MKTAHTLLLAVAFLVLASEVAVKADVCTGSLHKTPLPCDQVGCLHICREHVNGEGHACPQCNWSASCNYDGLCECDVCLPPPSAPIQHQQSD; encoded by the exons ATGAAGACTGCACACACGCTGCTCCTGGCGGTCGCCTTCCTCGTGCTGGCATCAG AGGTTGCAGTGAAGGCGGACGTCTGTACAGGGTCACTTCACAAGACGCCGCTACCGTGTGATCAGGTAGGTTGCCTGCACATCTGCCGCGAGCATGTGAATGGGGAAGGGCACGCGTGCCCTCAATGCAATTGGAGTGCTAGTTGCAACTATGATGGATTATGCGAGTGTGATGTCTGCCTTCCTCCTCCTTCTGCTCCTATCCAACACCAACAGAGTGACTGA